The nucleotide sequence CCGGGAACTGCTCTGAAAGCCGGCCCTTAATCCTTGGCCGGACCAGCCGTTAAAGGAAGAGCAGGATGGCCTGCCCTGTCCCGACCCCGACACCGTGACCATGCAAAGTCTGCTTCCCGTGGGCGCCGCGCCGGCCGCGCCGCAACAGTCGGCCGCGCCCGCGGCGGCCGCCGGCGGCGCCACCGCGTCGCCCGCCGCCGCGTCCGCCTTCGCGTCCGCGCAATCCGCCAGCGTGAGCCTGGGCGACGCCGAATTCGCCCGTCTTACCCAGACCTACGATGCCGACGGCGGGCTGCCGTCCTCCGTGCCGGTCTGGGAGCGCGCGTCCGACGACAGCATCAGCGGAATCATGTCCGCCAACTACGACTCGACGTCATTGGCGGGCCGCTTCCACGGGCTGGGCGCCGCGCTGCTGGACCGCCTGCTGTTCAGCGGCAGCGACTATTCCCAATCCGTGATCCTGAGATCCCCGGGTTCGAGCAGCGATGGCGGCGTCTCCACCCTGGACCAGACCCGGCAGACTCAGTTGCACACCGTGGCCGACAACCAGGTCACGCTCGACATCAAGACCGCCAGCGGCACGACCGTCCACCTGTCGCTGACCAGCCAGGGCGGCGGCCTGGGCGTGCAGATCCAGGTCAGCGGCGGCACCCTGTCCGACGCGGAGCGCATCGCGGTGGGCGGCCTGGCGGACGCCTTCCAGACGGCCATCGACGGCCTGACCGGCGTGCCACCCCAGCTGGCGCTGGATGGCCTGACCCAGTTCGACCCCGGCGTCCTGTCGTCCGTCGACCTTCGGTCCAGCTTCAAGCTCACGGATGGCAGCCTGCAGACGCTGTCCTTCCAGGCCGACGGCCAGCACCGCAGCGTGGCCTACAGCGGCACCGCCGGCACGGTGAACGTCGACGTCGACCTGTCCAACCCCTCTTTGATCGGCAGCGCCAGCCAGCAGGCGAACGCCCTGGCAAACTATCTGCGGCAGTTCGACGACGCACAAAGCCGCGGCCGCGGCGACGCGGCGCTGATGGCGATGTTCAAGGATGCCTTCACCGCCCTGAACAGCAATTACGGCGTGTCGTCCGATACGGCCACCGGCGCCATGCCGCTTTCCGACATGGATCACGCCATGCTGAGCGGCCTGGCCGACTTCAGCGCCTCGGTGCGCGCGGCCGGCCAGTCCTCGCCCAACCCCATGCGGCCGGAGGAGCAGGACAGCTTCTCGTACCAGGTCTCGCAGCAGACCGAGATCCAGGGCCGCGGGGCGGCCGACCGGTCTATCGAGCAGACCCAGCAATCGCACCTGAGCGCCAGCTACCACCAGGCGCTCTATCCCGACACGCCCTTGAACCTGACCAGCGACAAGTACTCGCAGAATTACTACTACTACCAGATCGACGATAGCGCCAGCAGCGTGGCCAGCATCGGCTACCGGGAAGGCCGCCTGGTCAAGGCGACCCTCGCGCAGTCGGCCAACCAGTCCACGCATACCAGGAAGTACGTGGTCGGCGAACTGCAGGAAGACCTGACCGCGCCTTCGTCGGTCTCGCGCGGCTGGGACCTGCTGAACCTGCTCCAGGCCAACCAGCCCAAGGAAGACGGTTCGTCCACGCGGCAGGACCTGGCGCGCTGGCACGACATCCTGTCCACCATCGGCGACATGGTGTCGATGAAGTCCAATCCCGTGCTGCTGCGCAGCGCGCAATTGAGTGGCGCGAAAGCGCTGGACGGGGCCTGAACGATATCCCCGGCGCCCGGGCCCGATTCCCCGCCCGGGCGCGGGCTTGACCGTTTTAAAACATATGATCCAAAATGGCGGCCACGAAAACGGAGCGCCAAATGCCGCCGATTCCCCCCGCCATCCGGGCCGTCGTCTTCGATCTCTACGGAACCCTGTACGACGTGCATTCCGTCGCCGGCGCCTGCGATAGCCGCTATGCGGGCCGTGGCATGGACATCAGCACGCTATGGCGGCAGAAGCAGCTGGAATACACCTGGCTGCGCAGCCTCATGGGACAGTACATTCCCTTCGAACAGGCCACGCGGGACGCCCTGGTCTATACCTGCCGCCATCTGGGACTGGACCTGGACCAGGCGGCATGCGACGCCTTGTGCGACGCCTATCTGAAGCTGTCGCCCTACCCCGAAGTACCCGGCGCGCTGGGCCGGCTGAACGCCCTTGGCGTGCCGCTGGCCATCCTGTCCAACGGCTCGGTATTTTCCATCGGCGAGGTAGTGCGCGCGTCCGGCCTGGCATCCAGCTTCTCGCACCTGCTCAGCGTCGAAGCAGTCAGGGTCTTCAAGCCCGACTTCCGCGTATACCAGCTGGCCTGCGACACCTTGCGCTTGCCGGCCGCGGAAATCCTGTTCGTCTCGTCCAACGCGTGGGACGCCGCCGGCGCCTGGCATTTCGGATTCCAGGTGTGCTGGCTGAACCGCGATGCCAGGACCTTCGACGAGCTGGGGGCCGCTCCGCGTGTCATCCGCTCACTGGACGAACTGCCGGTGTTCGCGCCGGCCTGACCGCGGCGCACGCGCACCGCCAGGGCCGGCCGGCGCGCCCCGCGCTCAACCGGGGCAAGCCGATCCGCCGCGCGGCGCGGCCAGCGGGGTTTCTTCCCGGGTATTGCCCGCCAGCCTGCGGATCTTCTCCGCCAGCTCGGGCGTGGGATGCTCATAGCCGTAGCAGTACGGCGGCGTCGGCACCGACTCGGTACGGTAGTCTTCCAGTACCGGCTTGGCATCGCCCAGGTACAGATTGTCCTTCAAGCGCAGCGAGGCCTTGAAATCCCTGCCATAGCCGTACTGGGCCTTGGATTTCTCGTAGTTGCGCCGGTCGGATTCGCCGTTGACCAGCGCGCTTCGCTTGGGCGCCTCCGGGATATAACGGCAGTAGTTCACCTTGACGCCTTCCACCGTGGGAAAGAACTCCGGCTCCACGCATTTGCGCTGCGAGACATTGCTGAAGATATTGCCCTCGACCAGCGCGCGCGCCTCCAGGCTGAAACTCATCCCGTAGAAATCCCAGTTCTCCAGCAGGTTGTTGAACAGGTGGAAGGTACCGAATTGCGCGCGCGGATTGCGCTGCACCGTGTTCAGGAAATAATTGTGGTGCAGCGTCACCCGCGCGATCGAATCCCGGTCGTAGTTCTTGAACAGGTTCTTCGACGTGATGTTGTTCAGCAGCATGACCTTGTCGGAGTCGTGGAATTTCGTCCACGATATCGTCACGTCGGTCGAACCGTTCTTCACATTGAGCAGGCGATCGGAGAACCGCGAAAGATCCAGGTGATCGACCCACACATCGCGGCTGCCGTTGGCCACATTCACCGCCTGTGTCAGCCTGCCGAAGCGCCCGTCTATCGTCAGGTGCGTCAGGATGACGTTCTTGCTGCCATACACGCCCAGCCCGTCATCGATCAGGGTGACCTGCCTTCCCCGCCCATCGATGGTGACGTTCGACGGCACGCGAAGCTGCTTGTCCAGCACGATGGTCATGTCGGACGCGAAGCGGATCCAGGCGGGGCCTTGCGCGCGCGCATGCGACAGCGCGGCGCGCAAGGTGCCGGGGCCCGAGTCCTTGTCGGACGTGACATCCACGAACCGCCCTCCCAGGCCGCCCGTTGCCTTCGCGCCATACCCTTCGCGTTGCTGCAGCAGGGACGAAACAGCCGGACAGCTCAGGTCCGGCACACGGCATGATTCGGTCGCGGCCGCCAGGCCGCAATACAACATCGCCAGGACTGCCAGCCAGCGCTTCATGTCGTTCCCCTTCAGGCAGGCGCCCGGGCGGTAAGAAAGCCGATGTACCAGGGCAATGCCTGGTTCATTCCCTTTCGCAGATCGACCAGCGGCGTGTATCCGATGCCGGCGATGGCCTTGGATACGTCGGCCTGCGAATGGCGCACGTCGCCTTCCCGGAAAGGCCCGTACTCCGGCGCGAGCGCATACGGGAAGCCGCAGGGCGCCAACCCGTCGCGTATGATGCCGAACAGGTCGTTGAGCGTGGTGCGGCCGCCCACGGCGACGTTATAGACCTCGCTCGCGCCGGCGGTTTGCCGCAAGGCGGCGCGCAGGTTGGCCTGCACCACATTGCCCACGAAGCAGAAGTCCCGGCTGGTCTCGCCATCGCCGTTGATGCGGACGGGTTCGCCGTCGATCATGGAAGCAATCCATTTCGGGATCACGGCCGCGTAGGCGCCGTTCGGATCCTGGCGCGGGCCGAAGACATTGAAATAGCGCAGCCCCGTGGCGGCGAATCCGTATACGCGCGCGTATACCTCTGCATAGATTTCATCGACCAGCTTGGTCACCGCGTAAGGCGACAGCGGCCTGCCGATACGGTCTTCCCGCTTGGGCAGATTGGGCTCGTCGCCATACGTCGAGCTGGAGGCGGCATAGACGAAACCCTGGATCGAGGCGCGCCGCGCCGCGTCCAGCACATTCACGAAACCCGACACGTTCACCTCGTGCGAGGTCACGGGATCTTTCACCGAACGCGGCACGGAACCGAGCGCGGCCTGGTGCAGCACGTAATCGGCTTGCGCGACGGCGCGCTCGCACGCCGCCATATCGCGGATGTCGGCCTCGTGCAGCGTGAAGCGCGTCCAGCGATCTTCCCCGACGTTGTTCCTGACCTCGTCCAGATTGCGCCGGTGCCCGGTCGAGAAATTGTCCAGGCCGACCACATCCTGGTCCAGCAGCAGCAGGGTTTCCACCAGATTCGAGCCGATGAAGCCCGCCGCCCCGGTCACCAGCCACCGCCGCCGGCGCGCCAGCAGCGCCTCGCGCAGGTCGCGTTGCGTCTCGTCGCGCAACCAGGGCGCGAGTTTCAACTCGCCGTCAAAGTCTTTCCTGTCCATCGAAATCACTCCCTATTGCCGCGCGGACCGATCCGCGGGCTTCACATGGCGCCAGATTCCCCCGCTCAAGCGCAGGTTCTCCGGGGGGCCGGCCAGATGTTCCCTGAGCCGTTCAAAGTACGCCTGCTGCCATCGCCGGGCATACGCCTCGGCGTCTTCGCCAGGTTCCGCCTGGGGCAGCATTGCCAGCGTGTAGGTAATCCGGCCGTTCTCCCAGCGCGGGGCATAGAACACCGAAGGCACGCCCATGCGCTGCGCCATGAGCGACGCAAAGCTGGAATACGTGACCTCCTGTCCCTCGAAAGTCGTGCGCGGCGCGGCGGGATTCGCGGCGCCGTCGACGGCCAGGCATAGCACGTAGCCCGATCCCAGCGCGCGCATGCAGGCCTTGGCCACCTGCGCCTCGGTCTGGTCGGCGGTGGAAATCAGGGCGGCCGAGTAGCTGGCCTTGGCGATGCTGGGAGCCGTCGCCAGCCAGCGCGATGGAATGCCCACCAGTTCCAGCGCCATCAGCCCGGCATACATGGGTCCCACGTGCGCCGTGGCAAGCACGACGCCTTTACCGGACGCGAGCAGGGGCGCGAAGAAGCGCTCGCCGGCGTCCAGGTCGCCAAGCAGCTGCATGGCCTCTTCGACCTGGTCCTCGCGGCATTCGATCCAATCGAAAAGAAGATGGTCGACCAGATGTCCCCAGCGCGCCGCACGTTCCCATTGGGCGCGGTCGGCGTTCTTATCGCCGCGCAGCGACCATGCCCAATCGAAGCGGGCCTGCGGGATCGGCGCTTTGTCCAGCCGGTCCCGCAGCCCGTCCAGGGCTTCCTGGAAGGTGTCCGGAAGCTGCCTGCCGCGCCGGGAGACGTATTGCTCGTACAGGGCTTCGGCCTGCTGTGTGCGGCCTGCCTGGGACAGGGCCGCGATGGCGGTGCGCTGCCAGAGCAGGTTATCCGGGGACTTTTCGTACAGCGCCAATACCTGGTCGGCGGCTTCGGCGTATTGCATGGCATAGCGCAGCGCGCGTGCATAAAGCACCCGGGTCTGCTCCAGGTCGGGCGCCAGGTCGACCGCCTGCCGCAAGGGATCCACCGCAGCCTTGTAGCGTCCCGCCCGCAGCAGTGTTTCGCCGTACAGCGACAGCAGCCGCACGTCCGTGGGCGCCACCTGCAACGCGGCCTGGAAGTGCGCCAGGGCATGCACCTTGCGATCGTCGTCGCTACCGCGGCGCAAGTGTGCCTGGCCCAGCGCCGTACGCAGGGCCGGGCTGTCATGGCCCGCGGCCAGGGCGGCGTCGCCCAGGCGGATGGCCGCCTCCGACCGGAAATCCTCGTACAGGGCGCGGACCGCCATCGCGGCCACCCGCTCGTTGGGCAGCTTGCCGGCATCCAGCAGCGCCGCGACCCGCGCGGCCTCCGCCGTGTCGCCATTGCGCAGGAACGCCAGCATCCAGTAATGCGCTTCGCCGCATTCGCCGGTGACCAGGCCGGCGGTCGCGCGCGCCACCGCCGCCGCATCGGCCAGCCGCCCGGCCTGCAGCCGCAGCTGGATACGGGCGGCATGCAAGGCGGCGGTCCCGGACTCGATGTCGGCCGCCGCATCCGCCTGGGCGATGGCACGCTCCCACTGCCCGGTCCTGCCCAACAGGCTGGCCAGCAGGCGCCGGTCGTCCATCCGGGACGGGTAGGCCGCCACCAGGGCCTCCAGCGCGGCGATCGCCGCCGCCAGGGCGCCGTCGCGCACGAACGGCGTAACCAGCAAACGCCGGACTTCCCGCCACCCATCGGGGTCGCGCGCCAGCACGGCGTCCAGCCGCGCCATCTCGCGCCCCGGATCCGGCGCGGACCGGATCTCCGCGATGACATCCAGAAGACGACCGCGGGCGTCGGCGCTCGCGCCCCGGCGTTCCGCAACAGTCACATCAGCCATGACGCATCCCCCTGATCAGAGCCATCGCGATGCGAGCGATGAACATCAGCACGAATCCGAGCGCCAACGCTTGCAGCAGCAGGTTCCTGGTGTGCGGACTGCTCGGGCGGTCCGTGGGCACGGGCTGCGCGATGATGGACAAATACCGCTGCAGCCGCAGGGCATCGACCATGGCCTGCTGGTACGACTGCTGCGCCAGGGTCAGGTTGGAATCCGCGAAAGCCTGCGCGTTCCTCAAGGCCTCGTACGATTTGAGTTGCCGCGCTTCCGTATTGCCCTGCCCGCTCAGCCGATGGCGCACCGAGACCAGCCGCTTTTGCAGGGCGGCGACCTGCATCTGCGCCGGCTTGAGCATGGGATGGTTGGGATTGCCCAGGGCACGGATCTTGTCCAGATTAATCTGCGCGTTGCTGAGCTCGCTCTCCAGTTGCCCGGACAGGTTCAGCAGCATCGTCACCGTCGCGGTCGGATCGATATTGCCGTGCGCCGTCCGCCAGGCCGTCAGGGCATCGCGGGCCTCCAGCGCCTTCCGCTCCGCGCGCCTGACGGACTCCTCGCTCACCTTCAGCTTGTCGGCCACGCCTTTTTCGTTCAACCGGCTGACGAAGGCCTCCGCCAGGCCGATCAGGGCCCGGGATATGGTCGCCGCGTCATCCGGCGAAAACGCGCTCACGCGCAGGACATCGATCTGCTCCAGCACATTGAAGGACACCTTGACCGAGGCCTGGTAGGCGCGATACAGGTCGTCCTCGCTGGCATCCTCGGGCAGGCGGTTGAACACGTCCAGCCCGTCATGGGTCAGGTAGCGGCGCAATCCGATCGCCTGATCGAGCTGACGCATGGCGTCGCGCGACTTCAGGAAATCGCTCACCGCCCATCCGTCCACGAAGCCGCCCAGCATGCCCTGCATGTTCCCCGTGGTCAGCAGATTGGTCGCCCCGCCGCCCGCGGATTGCTGGCCGGAACCGGATTGCACGAAGAACCGCGACTCGGCCTCGTAACGTGGCGTCGCGAGCCAGAACACATAGACCAAGGCGAGCGCGACCGGCGCGACGACGATGAGCGCGTTGATCCAGCGCTGGCGGCGACGCTCGCGCAAGGCTGCCTGGCGGTCGCGCCGGCGGCGCTCGATCTCCGACTCGCCTTCAGAGGCCGAGCTGGCTGTCGCCGAATCCGCTTCCGTAAGGGTCTTCCCCGGCACTGCCCGAGTCGCTCCGGGATCGTCTTGGAGGGAACTGGCGGATGCACCGGTCGAGGTCGTCTTCGATTCTGAGAGTGCTTCCTTCATAAACTAAGCCTTTGAAGCAATAGTCCGCCATCTGGTTCTGGCGATAACTGGAAAAAACGAGCGTCCGTCCGACCAGGCGTTCCTCGAACAGCGCCAGCCAGAGACGGGTGAAGCGACAGGGCTCGAAAGGCATCGCGCCCTCGATCACATAGACGTCGAACGCAGGCGCCAGCGCCAGCGCGAACGAAAACTCCTGCCTGGCGTAGAGCGGCCAATGCTCCATGGGCCTGGCCAGGCACTTCGGGTCCGTAATCAGGTCCGCCACGAAATCGACGGTGGCATCCGAGTCCAGTCCGTACATCTCGCAGACGAACTCGATCATGCGCAGGCCGTTGGCCTTTCCGCGGATGAAGCCTTGCCGGCCTATCGCCCAGGACACGCTGCCATCGTGCTTGACGAAACCCTGCCGCGGCGGACGCAGGCCACACAGCACATCGATGATCTGCCGGTGCAGCTCCGGCGCCGGCGACAGCAGCGCGTAGCGCCCGACGGGAATGTCCAGGTCGACATTCCTCAACAGGGGCTGCCGGCTGCCGAATGCGTAGGGGTCGTCGGTCACACCATTGAGATGGATCATGGTCGTCGCTCACATCGGCTGCACATTGCTGCGGGCCAGGCGCTCCGCCGCCAGGGCGGCCACCGCCAGGAAGACCAGCGAAGTCAGGAAGTACGCCAGGCTGGCGTCCTGCGACGTATAGCTGCTGAAATAGGCCGAGCGCAGGAGCTGCATGCCATGCGCGAACGGCGACCACAGGAGCCACGGGCGCAGCTGCTCCGGCAGCTGTTCCGAAACAAAGAACACGCCGGAGAATATCTGCAGGAATCGTTCGATGACCGGCGCGAGCCGCAGGAAAAAATGCCAGGCCGTCGCGATCGCGCCGAACAGCACCCCCATCGCGGCACCGCCCGCCCCCATCAGCACCACATACAACATGAATCCCGGCCAACTCACCGGCAGGGTGATAAGGTCCAGCGCGCTGCCCGCGCCGATCAGCACGCCGAATACCGCCAGGTACACCGAGACATAGATGCAGGCCTGCACCAAGGCGCCCATCAGCGGCGTGACGCCCTGGAAGTTCAGCAGTCCCCGCGCGGACACATAACTGGTACTGCTCCGGAAAATGATCTGCCGGAACATGATCCATGTGGTGGCTCCCAGCAACGAGAACGTCGGCACATCCATGCCCAGGATGTAATGCGTTCCCATCAGGAAATACAGCGACGAGATCAGCGTAAGCAGCACCACCGGCCCGACCAGCGCCCATAGCAGCGCGATGCGGCTTTCCCCGTGCATCACGTGCAATTGATAGACCAGCATGGGAATCAGGGTGCGCAGGCGCGGCCGGCCGTCCTCGACATCGCGCGGACGATACCGGCCGTGCAGGGCCCGCATGCGTTCGCGCAGGACCGCGAGATCCGCGGCCTCGTCCCGGGAAAGCTCGATCTCCAGCGCGATATCGTTGCGCGAGGCATGGCGGCGCGCCAGCTGCGCCTCTTCCTGCTTGCGCCGCCGCGCCCGCCGCTCGTGCGCCGCGGCCAGGCGCTCGTCTTCCGCCGCCAGCTTCGCCGGCATATAGCCGGCAGCGAACACGTCCGCCCCCGCGCGGATATCCAGCTCCAGCAGGCGCACCATGATACGCAGGCGCCGTCGGGGGAAGTCGGCAACCGATTCGGCGAAGCCGTTGCGCTCGATCTCCGCTTCCAGTTCGGACTGGACGGCCTCGTACACCGCTCGCCGGGCGGCGACGGTATCGTGCG is from Bordetella bronchialis and encodes:
- a CDS encoding ATPase, whose translation is MIHLNGVTDDPYAFGSRQPLLRNVDLDIPVGRYALLSPAPELHRQIIDVLCGLRPPRQGFVKHDGSVSWAIGRQGFIRGKANGLRMIEFVCEMYGLDSDATVDFVADLITDPKCLARPMEHWPLYARQEFSFALALAPAFDVYVIEGAMPFEPCRFTRLWLALFEERLVGRTLVFSSYRQNQMADYCFKGLVYEGSTLRIEDDLDRCIRQFPPRRSRSDSGSAGEDPYGSGFGDSQLGL
- a CDS encoding Vi polysaccharide transport protein VexE, producing MADVTVAERRGASADARGRLLDVIAEIRSAPDPGREMARLDAVLARDPDGWREVRRLLVTPFVRDGALAAAIAALEALVAAYPSRMDDRRLLASLLGRTGQWERAIAQADAAADIESGTAALHAARIQLRLQAGRLADAAAVARATAGLVTGECGEAHYWMLAFLRNGDTAEAARVAALLDAGKLPNERVAAMAVRALYEDFRSEAAIRLGDAALAAGHDSPALRTALGQAHLRRGSDDDRKVHALAHFQAALQVAPTDVRLLSLYGETLLRAGRYKAAVDPLRQAVDLAPDLEQTRVLYARALRYAMQYAEAADQVLALYEKSPDNLLWQRTAIAALSQAGRTQQAEALYEQYVSRRGRQLPDTFQEALDGLRDRLDKAPIPQARFDWAWSLRGDKNADRAQWERAARWGHLVDHLLFDWIECREDQVEEAMQLLGDLDAGERFFAPLLASGKGVVLATAHVGPMYAGLMALELVGIPSRWLATAPSIAKASYSAALISTADQTEAQVAKACMRALGSGYVLCLAVDGAANPAAPRTTFEGQEVTYSSFASLMAQRMGVPSVFYAPRWENGRITYTLAMLPQAEPGEDAEAYARRWQQAYFERLREHLAGPPENLRLSGGIWRHVKPADRSARQ
- a CDS encoding SDR family oxidoreductase; translated protein: MDRKDFDGELKLAPWLRDETQRDLREALLARRRRWLVTGAAGFIGSNLVETLLLLDQDVVGLDNFSTGHRRNLDEVRNNVGEDRWTRFTLHEADIRDMAACERAVAQADYVLHQAALGSVPRSVKDPVTSHEVNVSGFVNVLDAARRASIQGFVYAASSSTYGDEPNLPKREDRIGRPLSPYAVTKLVDEIYAEVYARVYGFAATGLRYFNVFGPRQDPNGAYAAVIPKWIASMIDGEPVRINGDGETSRDFCFVGNVVQANLRAALRQTAGASEVYNVAVGGRTTLNDLFGIIRDGLAPCGFPYALAPEYGPFREGDVRHSQADVSKAIAGIGYTPLVDLRKGMNQALPWYIGFLTARAPA
- a CDS encoding pectate lyase family protein; this translates as MKRWLAVLAMLYCGLAAATESCRVPDLSCPAVSSLLQQREGYGAKATGGLGGRFVDVTSDKDSGPGTLRAALSHARAQGPAWIRFASDMTIVLDKQLRVPSNVTIDGRGRQVTLIDDGLGVYGSKNVILTHLTIDGRFGRLTQAVNVANGSRDVWVDHLDLSRFSDRLLNVKNGSTDVTISWTKFHDSDKVMLLNNITSKNLFKNYDRDSIARVTLHHNYFLNTVQRNPRAQFGTFHLFNNLLENWDFYGMSFSLEARALVEGNIFSNVSQRKCVEPEFFPTVEGVKVNYCRYIPEAPKRSALVNGESDRRNYEKSKAQYGYGRDFKASLRLKDNLYLGDAKPVLEDYRTESVPTPPYCYGYEHPTPELAEKIRRLAGNTREETPLAAPRGGSACPG
- a CDS encoding sugar ABC transporter, yielding MFWLATPRYEAESRFFVQSGSGQQSAGGGATNLLTTGNMQGMLGGFVDGWAVSDFLKSRDAMRQLDQAIGLRRYLTHDGLDVFNRLPEDASEDDLYRAYQASVKVSFNVLEQIDVLRVSAFSPDDAATISRALIGLAEAFVSRLNEKGVADKLKVSEESVRRAERKALEARDALTAWRTAHGNIDPTATVTMLLNLSGQLESELSNAQINLDKIRALGNPNHPMLKPAQMQVAALQKRLVSVRHRLSGQGNTEARQLKSYEALRNAQAFADSNLTLAQQSYQQAMVDALRLQRYLSIIAQPVPTDRPSSPHTRNLLLQALALGFVLMFIARIAMALIRGMRHG
- a CDS encoding haloacid dehalogenase type II — its product is MPPIPPAIRAVVFDLYGTLYDVHSVAGACDSRYAGRGMDISTLWRQKQLEYTWLRSLMGQYIPFEQATRDALVYTCRHLGLDLDQAACDALCDAYLKLSPYPEVPGALGRLNALGVPLAILSNGSVFSIGEVVRASGLASSFSHLLSVEAVRVFKPDFRVYQLACDTLRLPAAEILFVSSNAWDAAGAWHFGFQVCWLNRDARTFDELGAAPRVIRSLDELPVFAPA
- a CDS encoding ABC transporter permease, whose translation is MSTSNEDRIKGWRARRQDRNYAVGAGIAAWRLDLAALSDARISPAAVLTRLVARLRGAPHDTVAARRAVYEAVQSELEAEIERNGFAESVADFPRRRLRIMVRLLELDIRAGADVFAAGYMPAKLAAEDERLAAAHERRARRRKQEEAQLARRHASRNDIALEIELSRDEAADLAVLRERMRALHGRYRPRDVEDGRPRLRTLIPMLVYQLHVMHGESRIALLWALVGPVVLLTLISSLYFLMGTHYILGMDVPTFSLLGATTWIMFRQIIFRSSTSYVSARGLLNFQGVTPLMGALVQACIYVSVYLAVFGVLIGAGSALDLITLPVSWPGFMLYVVLMGAGGAAMGVLFGAIATAWHFFLRLAPVIERFLQIFSGVFFVSEQLPEQLRPWLLWSPFAHGMQLLRSAYFSSYTSQDASLAYFLTSLVFLAVAALAAERLARSNVQPM